The following nucleotide sequence is from Pseudomonas sp. RC10.
GCTCCAGCAGGCGCGCGGCTTCCTCGACCAGCAAGCGGCTGAATGAGCGCTCCCGCGTCGATCCATAGAGCAGGAGGATGCGTGGCTTGTGAGTGCTTGAAGGTGTTGCGGGTGCCTTGATGTCGAACAGACTGAGATCGAGGTTGTGAAGTTCTTCGGACATGTGTCCTCCTGCTTACAGGGTGGCGATGCGATTCAGCTCGCGCTTGAGGGCTTCCGAATCAAGGGACCTGAATGGAAGCTCGAAGAAGGCTCGGCAGCGTCGTTCGATACGTCCGAGGGTGGCGAGAAAGGCCGCATTCACTGTTTCCTCGTCACCGATGGCATCGGAGGGATCCTCCAACCCCCAATGCGCCTTCAGTGCGGGGCCGAAATAGACCGGACAGGATTCGCCAGCGGCCTTGTCGCAGACCGTAATGACGATATCCGGGGGACAATGCTCGAACGCGTCGTTGCCCTTGCTGCTCAGCCCCTCGGTAGAGATGCCAGACTGCTGCAGGGTGCTCAGGCTGCGAGGCAGCACCTGGCCCTTGGGAAAGCTTCCGGAACTCACGGCTTCAAAACCAGCGGGAGCCAGGTGGTTGAACATCGCCTCGGACAAGATGCTGCGGCAGCTGTTGGCCGTGCACATGAACAACACTCTCATGAAAAGCTCCTGCCGCACTGAGGCGGACGTCGATGGTCGGTGTGTCAGCAGCAGGCGGACGCGCGAACCGGGCGCCCATCCATCTGCCGCAAGCGTTCTGCATTGATCTGGAGCCACTGGGCGTTGGCCAGGGACGTCACGTCCAGAATCTCGTTCACCCACGTTGGCAGATCAGGGTTGAGGCGGTAGTAAACCCACTGGCCTTGACGACGATCCAGCAACAGACCGTTGCTGCGCAGCTGTGCGAGGTGGCGACTGATCTTCGGTTGGCTGTCATCCAGTGCACACATCAGCTCGCACACACACAACTCGCCTTGGCTGGCGATCAGCAACGTGGCGCGAGCGCGCGTTTCGTCCGCAAGGCTCTTGAAGACTTCGGGAGGGGTGAGCATGGCTGTGCCTTCTACATATGGATGCACGAATATACGGATACCCATATATATTAGGCAAGCGCTGAATGCGCGGGCGCGGCAGTTGGCGTTCAATGACGGCCTGTGCTGCGCTCGCGTTTGGGGTCAATGCAGCGTGGAGGTAGACACTATGCTTCGTTGAGCGCTGCGGCGAAGGTAGCGGTAAATGTCGTGCCACCGACAGTGTCCGAGCGCACTGTCACGTCGCCGCCGTGAGCCTTGGCGATTTCCCTGACAATAAAAAGGCCCAGGCCCACGCTCCTGACATCGTCATCTCGGTCACTGTGGCGGGTCATCGGTTCGAACAGGCTGGCAATTGCCACCTCGTGAATGACAGTCCCCCAGTTATGCACCGCCACGGTAGCGACCCCGTTCTCCACGGTCGACGCTACCGTAATCGCCTGATGAGGATCGCCATACGCGACACTGTTGGCCACCAGATTGCCGACCAGTTGTTGGATACGGTCAGCGTCCAGCTCGGCGCTTGCGTCACCAGAGCTCTGATGCAGAAGTTGCGCCTCAGGAAACGCCAGGTGAAGTTCGTTCAGGCTCTGACTGACCACTTTGTGCAGCTCGACCGCAGACCGCGTGATACCGATCCCGTTGCCCACCCTCACCAGCGCGAGGTCCAGCAGGTCCGCGATCATGCGCTGGGCTCGGTCGGAGGATTTGCCGATGTGTTCCAGCAGTTTGGTCTCTTTGGCCGTACGTTCGCCGCGGACGAGCATGTCGGTGGCCATGCGAATGGCCGTCAGCGGGTTTTTCAGGTCGTGGCTGGCAATTGCGACCATCTGTTCTGCAAACAAGGCTCTGCGCTGAGACTTTTCGTAGGCAATGCTCAGGTCTATTTTTGCCTGTCGCAGCGCCGATTCGGCGGCTGTCTTTTCTTTAAGCAGTTCTTCGGCGTGCTTGCGGGCGCTGAGCAGTTCACGCTCGTACCGGTCGCGATCGGTCGTGCCGAATAGGGCCAGCTCGTAAAACGCCCCGTTGACGTGATCACGCCGCACGCCGTTGAGCAGCATGGTGACGGTGTGTCCATCACGGTGAAGCAGGTCCAATTTCACTTCCGCCACGGAACCCTGCATCTGCATCAGCGGTGCCCAGTGGGTCTGGTGGAAGATACGCCCACCCATGGTGAGCAGCGCCTGGAAGCGGCGACCTTGAAGCTCGGCGTGTTCAACGCCGATCCACTCGCAGACGATTCTGTTCGTACGCAGGATCGTTCCGTCTTCAGTGGTGACGATCAAGCCACAGGGCGCGCCTTCAAACAGGGCCTCGAAGTCCGGCGGTTCAGGGAGTTCAGCGGACATGTGCGCCTGCCCATGGCGCCAGAAACGCGTCCATGGCCTCAGAGCAGGCACTAGGCGCACTCATGTGTGGGCAGTGCCCTACGTTAGGCACGATACAGAGGGTGCTGCCCGGCAGCACATTGTGCAAATACTCACCCACGGCAACCGGCGCGATGAGGTCTTCGGTCGATTGCAGGATCAATGTCGGGGTGGTGAGGCCGGCAATGTCGGCGCGGTTATCCGACATGAACGTGACGCGGGCGAACTGCTTGGCGATTTCAGGCTCGGTACGGCAGAAGCTATTGGTAAGCTCTTCGCTGAGAGCAGGCTGCCCCGGCGAGCCCATGATCACGGGCGCCATGGTGCTGGACCAGCCGAGGTAGTTGCTGTCGAGAGTGTCCAGCAGCGAGTGAATGTCTTCCAGCTTGAACCCGCCGACATAATCGCCCGAATCGATGTAACAAGGAGAGGGGCCGACCATGACGTGCGCCGCAATACGCCCTGGGACCAAGCGATCTGCCAAGGCGCTGATCATGGCGCTCACCGAATGACTCACCAGAATGACCGGTCCGATGGCGTATTCATCGATAATTTCACTCAGGTCCTGAGCATACCCGGCCAGTGAGCCGTATTTGCCAGCGTCATATGCGTCCAGATCAGACTGGCCTGCGCCGACAAGGTCATACATCACCACGCGGAACCGGTCTGTGAAGTGGCGATACAGGTAGCTCCACATGGTCTGGTCGCAGCCGAAACCGTGGGAAAGAATCAGCGTCGCAGGGCCATTCCCCTCGACTCTGACGTGATTGCGTTGGCGAAGGCTCATTGCGACGTTCCGGTTAGCCAGGGTCACATTGGCCCCGGTGTGGCAATAGTGCTTGTCCAGACAAACAGGAGCAAGCCTGTGCTGCCTTTGAAATCACCTGAAAAGAGCGCTCAACCTACGTCAGATTCAATCCGCCGTCTGACAGCAGCACCTCACCGGTCAAATAGTCCGAATCCACCAACATTAAAACCGCGTTTGCAATGTCATCCGGGCTCGCTGCCCTGCGCATTGGGGCGCGATCTCGCCACAATGCCTGGGCATCTGTCCACTCTGCGGTCATGGGCGTGTCTACTAGGCCGGGCGCCACAGCATTGACGCGAATGTCCGGCCCGAGTGACACCGCGAGCAGGCGGGTCATGTGATTGAGCGCCGCTTTGCTCACCGCGTAGGGAATGGATGCGCCCTTGGGACGGACACCCGCATGGGAACTGATGTTTACGACGCAACCTGCTCGGCGTTCACGGGCAGCATCGCGTAGGGCCGATTCGGCCAATGCGACCAGATGGAACGGCGCCACCACATTGATTTCGTTGAGTTCGTGCCACACCGCTGAGGTAGCCGCGGAAAGGTCGGTGTGCGGAATAACCCTGCTGATGCCAGCGTTATTGACCAATACGTCGAGCTGACCCCACGCGGCGATCGCGTCGCTGACAAGCCTGACCCTGTCCGCTTCGATAGCAAGATCAGCTTGTATGTAGATAGCCTGTTTCATGTCGGCAGCCATCGCGCGCCCCGTGTCCGCAGAGTTTCGCGAATGGAGGATCACCGCATAGCCTGCCCGGCTCAGCGCACGTGCGATGGCTGCGCCGATACCGGAGGTAGAGCCTGTGACCAAGGCGACGCGCAGTGCGTTA
It contains:
- a CDS encoding arsenate reductase ArsC — protein: MRVLFMCTANSCRSILSEAMFNHLAPAGFEAVSSGSFPKGQVLPRSLSTLQQSGISTEGLSSKGNDAFEHCPPDIVITVCDKAAGESCPVYFGPALKAHWGLEDPSDAIGDEETVNAAFLATLGRIERRCRAFFELPFRSLDSEALKRELNRIATL
- a CDS encoding SDR family oxidoreductase, yielding MKSSPPLDNALRVALVTGSTSGIGAAIARALSRAGYAVILHSRNSADTGRAMAADMKQAIYIQADLAIEADRVRLVSDAIAAWGQLDVLVNNAGISRVIPHTDLSAATSAVWHELNEINVVAPFHLVALAESALRDAARERRAGCVVNISSHAGVRPKGASIPYAVSKAALNHMTRLLAVSLGPDIRVNAVAPGLVDTPMTAEWTDAQALWRDRAPMRRAASPDDIANAVLMLVDSDYLTGEVLLSDGGLNLT
- a CDS encoding metalloregulator ArsR/SmtB family transcription factor; translation: MLTPPEVFKSLADETRARATLLIASQGELCVCELMCALDDSQPKISRHLAQLRSNGLLLDRRQGQWVYYRLNPDLPTWVNEILDVTSLANAQWLQINAERLRQMDGRPVRASACC
- a CDS encoding alpha/beta hydrolase, encoding MSLRQRNHVRVEGNGPATLILSHGFGCDQTMWSYLYRHFTDRFRVVMYDLVGAGQSDLDAYDAGKYGSLAGYAQDLSEIIDEYAIGPVILVSHSVSAMISALADRLVPGRIAAHVMVGPSPCYIDSGDYVGGFKLEDIHSLLDTLDSNYLGWSSTMAPVIMGSPGQPALSEELTNSFCRTEPEIAKQFARVTFMSDNRADIAGLTTPTLILQSTEDLIAPVAVGEYLHNVLPGSTLCIVPNVGHCPHMSAPSACSEAMDAFLAPWAGAHVR
- a CDS encoding PAS domain-containing sensor histidine kinase, yielding MSAELPEPPDFEALFEGAPCGLIVTTEDGTILRTNRIVCEWIGVEHAELQGRRFQALLTMGGRIFHQTHWAPLMQMQGSVAEVKLDLLHRDGHTVTMLLNGVRRDHVNGAFYELALFGTTDRDRYERELLSARKHAEELLKEKTAAESALRQAKIDLSIAYEKSQRRALFAEQMVAIASHDLKNPLTAIRMATDMLVRGERTAKETKLLEHIGKSSDRAQRMIADLLDLALVRVGNGIGITRSAVELHKVVSQSLNELHLAFPEAQLLHQSSGDASAELDADRIQQLVGNLVANSVAYGDPHQAITVASTVENGVATVAVHNWGTVIHEVAIASLFEPMTRHSDRDDDVRSVGLGLFIVREIAKAHGGDVTVRSDTVGGTTFTATFAAALNEA